TCATCGAGCTGCACCGCATGTCGCCGGACCGCTGGGTGACGCTGCGCGACGTCTACCGCTCGACGCTGGACCCGAAGCGCATCGAGCGCAAGCTCGCCGAGGTGGAAGCCCGTGTCGAGCCGCCCGGCACGCTCCGCGTCCCGATGGCGGCAATGGCGTCGCACGGCGGCGAGCTGGCGGCCTGGTCCTGGCGGACGGCAGGCGATGTCGCCCGCGCGCCCGACGAGCCGGCCTTGCGCGAGCAGCTCGGCAAGCTCGGGATCGCCTTCGATGTCGAGCCGCCGGTCGTCGGCGACCCGGCCCGCCGCGAGCGGCTCGACGCCATCCGGCGCTGGTACGCCCAGGACTGGCAGGCCCTCGACCCGAAGCTGCGCTCCAGCATCGTCGAGGGACTCAGCGTCTTCCTCTCCGTCTTCGACCTGCCCGACGTGGCCGCGATCTTCTGCCCGCCCAGGCCGCCCGACGCGCACGGCGCGCCAGCCGACGCCCCCGCGGCCGACGCGGCGCCCGTCGTCCGGCCGCTGCCGCCGCTCGACGAGGTGATCGACGCCGGCAAGGTCCTGTGCCTGAACATGCCGGCCGGCACCAATCCGGCCCTTTCCAGGGCCGTCGGCGTCCTGCTCAAGCAGGCGTGGCTCCAGACGCTGCTCCGACGCCCGGCCGAGATGGCGCGCCGCCCCGGCCGCATCTGGCGGCCCGCCGTGTTCCTGTGCGACGAGTACCAGAGCTTCGCCACCGTCGGCGAGGACGACCCGGCCGGCGACGAGAAGGCGTTCGCCCTGACCCGCCAGTCGCGCCTCATCCCCATCGTCGCTACGCAGTCGATCTCGTCGCTGCGCGCCGTGTTGGGCCAGTCCGAAGCGTGGCGGGCGCTGCTCCAGACGCTCCGCACCCGCATCTTCCTGTCGCTCGGCGACGACTCGTCGGTGCAGATCGCAAGCGCGCTGTGCGGACAGGTCGCCCGAATGAAGGCGTCCTACAGCTTCTCGGAGCAGACCTCGCAGGCCACCGCGTCGCTGCTCTCTGGAGCCCCCGGCGGCGGGACCGGCAGCCTCGGCGCCAGCAAGTCCTTCAGCGAACGCCGCGAGGCGCTCTTCCATCCCCGCGACTTCGCCCTGCTCGGCAACTGCCAGGCCATCGTCCTGCCCTACGACGGCCGACGCGCGCTCGACGCGCGCCGTTGCTATCTCAAGCCGGACTTCCTGCCGCGGGACCGGCCCTACTGGCGCGCCCGCGAGGCCGGAGACCTGTAGATGGAGCTGACCGTCGCCGACCTGACGCCGTTCCTGCCGGGGCTCGAAGCCGCACTCGACGACGAGACCGTCTCCGAGGTGATGATCAACGGCCCGGGCACGGTCTTCATCGAGCGCGCCGGCCGCATGACGGCGCTCGACGCGCCGGAGCTGACGGCCGACGCGGTGGCGCGCGCCGCCGTCCAGATCGCACGGCCGCTCGGAAGGGACCCGCTCTCCGAGCCGGTCATCGACGCCAGGCTGGCGGACGGCTCGCGCGTCGCCATCTGCGGCCCGCCGGCCGCCCCGACGGCCGCGATCACCATCCGCCGCTTCGGGGGCCGGGCCTTCACCGTCGCCGAGCTGACCGCGAGCGGGTCGCTTCCGGCCGCCGTCGCCGACGAGACCGCGGCCGTGCTCCGCCACGGCCGCAACGTCCTGATCTCCGGCGGTACCGGTTCCGGCAAGACGACGCTGCTGAACGCGCTGGTGTCGCTGCTGCCCGCCGAAGGCCGCGTCGTCTCCATCGAGGACACCCTGGAGCTGCGGCTGCGCCGGACCAACGGCCTGCGGTTCGAGGCGCGCGGGCTCGGCGACCGCGGCGTCACCATCCGCGACCTGGTGCGCCATGCGCTGCGCCACCGGCCCGACCACATCGTCGTCGGCGAGGTCCGCGGGGCCGAGGCCGCAGACCTGCTCCAGGCGCTCAACACCGGGCACGGGGGCAGCTTGGCCACGGTGCATGCGAACAATGCCGCCGCGGCCCTGTCGCGGCTGGCGACCTGCGCCATGCAGGCCAGCGACGCCCTGCCCTGGGCCGTCGTCTGCCGCGGCGTGGTCGACGGCATCGAGGCCGTCATTCACCAGACCCGGACGCCCGAAGGCGTCCGCCGCGTCGACCAGATGGTGCGCGTCCGTGACTACGACGCGCGGGAGAACCGCTGGCTCGTCGAGACCGTCTGGCCGGCGACGCCGGCATTCGCAACCGGCTCCAGTGTCTCGTCGCCGGTCGAGCCGGCGGGGTCTTCGGCCCGGCGCAAGAAGAGAGGACGGCGGAGGCGTCGATCCCGGAAGTGATCGAGGAACGGATCGAGCATGTTGCGGCCCGCGATTTCGCCTCCGGGTCGTGACACCGAGGGAATTGGAGGAACCGACGATGAGCGGAACGGATGGGAAGGACGCCAGCGCGCAGGAGCCGGTTCGGGTCAC
The DNA window shown above is from Acidobacteriota bacterium and carries:
- a CDS encoding type IV secretory system conjugative DNA transfer family protein, producing IELHRMSPDRWVTLRDVYRSTLDPKRIERKLAEVEARVEPPGTLRVPMAAMASHGGELAAWSWRTAGDVARAPDEPALREQLGKLGIAFDVEPPVVGDPARRERLDAIRRWYAQDWQALDPKLRSSIVEGLSVFLSVFDLPDVAAIFCPPRPPDAHGAPADAPAADAAPVVRPLPPLDEVIDAGKVLCLNMPAGTNPALSRAVGVLLKQAWLQTLLRRPAEMARRPGRIWRPAVFLCDEYQSFATVGEDDPAGDEKAFALTRQSRLIPIVATQSISSLRAVLGQSEAWRALLQTLRTRIFLSLGDDSSVQIASALCGQVARMKASYSFSEQTSQATASLLSGAPGGGTGSLGASKSFSERREALFHPRDFALLGNCQAIVLPYDGRRALDARRCYLKPDFLPRDRPYWRAREAGDL
- a CDS encoding CpaF family protein — encoded protein: MELTVADLTPFLPGLEAALDDETVSEVMINGPGTVFIERAGRMTALDAPELTADAVARAAVQIARPLGRDPLSEPVIDARLADGSRVAICGPPAAPTAAITIRRFGGRAFTVAELTASGSLPAAVADETAAVLRHGRNVLISGGTGSGKTTLLNALVSLLPAEGRVVSIEDTLELRLRRTNGLRFEARGLGDRGVTIRDLVRHALRHRPDHIVVGEVRGAEAADLLQALNTGHGGSLATVHANNAAAALSRLATCAMQASDALPWAVVCRGVVDGIEAVIHQTRTPEGVRRVDQMVRVRDYDARENRWLVETVWPATPAFATGSSVSSPVEPAGSSARRKKRGRRRRRSRK